Proteins co-encoded in one Myxococcus xanthus genomic window:
- a CDS encoding hydroxymethylglutaryl-CoA synthase family protein, whose amino-acid sequence MKKRVGIEALAVAVPSRYVDIEDLARARGVDPAKYTAGLGAREMAVTDPGEDTVALAATAAARLIRQQDVDPSRIGMLVVGTETGIDHSKPVASHVQGLLKLPRTMRTYDTQHACYGGTAGLMAAVEWIASGAGAGKVAVVVCSDIARYGLNTAGEPTQGGGAVALLVSEQPDLLAMDVGLNGVCSMDVYDFWRPVGRREALVDGHYSITCYLEALSGAYRGWREKALAAGLVRWSDALPGEQLARIAYHVPFCKMARKAHTQLRLCDLEDAADAAASTPESREAQAKSAASYDAQVATSLGLNSRIGNVYTASLYLALAGLLQHEAGALAGQRIGLLSYGSGCAAEFYSGTVGEKAAERMAKADLEAVLARRERVSIEEYERLMKLPADAPEAVAPSPGAFRLTEIRDHRRQYAEGN is encoded by the coding sequence ATGAAGAAGCGCGTGGGAATCGAAGCGTTGGCGGTCGCGGTGCCGTCCCGGTACGTGGACATCGAAGACCTGGCCCGGGCACGCGGCGTGGACCCGGCCAAGTACACGGCGGGCCTGGGCGCCAGGGAGATGGCCGTCACCGACCCCGGAGAGGACACCGTGGCCCTCGCGGCCACCGCGGCGGCCCGCCTCATCCGTCAGCAGGACGTGGACCCGTCCCGCATCGGCATGCTGGTGGTGGGCACAGAGACGGGCATCGACCACTCGAAACCCGTCGCCTCGCACGTGCAGGGCCTGCTGAAGCTGCCGCGCACCATGCGGACCTATGACACGCAGCACGCGTGTTACGGCGGCACCGCCGGGCTGATGGCGGCGGTGGAGTGGATTGCGTCCGGCGCGGGCGCGGGCAAGGTGGCCGTGGTGGTGTGTTCGGACATCGCGCGCTACGGGCTGAACACCGCGGGCGAGCCCACCCAGGGCGGAGGCGCGGTGGCGCTGCTGGTCTCCGAGCAACCCGACCTGCTCGCCATGGACGTGGGCCTCAACGGCGTGTGCAGCATGGACGTGTATGACTTCTGGCGGCCCGTGGGCCGGCGGGAGGCGCTGGTGGACGGGCACTACTCCATCACCTGCTACCTGGAGGCCCTGTCCGGCGCTTACCGGGGCTGGCGCGAGAAGGCCCTGGCGGCGGGGCTGGTCCGCTGGTCGGACGCGCTGCCCGGCGAACAGTTGGCGCGCATCGCCTACCACGTGCCCTTCTGCAAGATGGCCCGGAAGGCGCACACCCAACTGCGCCTGTGCGACCTGGAGGATGCGGCGGACGCGGCGGCTTCGACGCCGGAGTCGCGGGAGGCGCAGGCGAAGTCGGCCGCCAGCTATGACGCCCAGGTGGCGACTTCACTGGGACTCAACTCGCGCATCGGAAACGTGTACACCGCGTCCCTCTACCTGGCGCTGGCGGGCCTGCTGCAACACGAGGCCGGCGCGCTGGCGGGACAGCGCATTGGCCTGCTGTCCTACGGCAGCGGCTGCGCGGCCGAATTCTACTCCGGCACGGTGGGCGAGAAGGCCGCCGAGCGGATGGCGAAGGCGGACCTGGAGGCGGTGCTGGCCCGGCGCGAGCGCGTCTCCATCGAGGAATACGAGCGCCTGATGAAGCTGCCGGCGGATGCGCCCGAGGCCGTGGCCCCGTCGCCCGGAGCCTTCCGGCTGACGGAGATTCGCGACCACCGCCGCCAGTACGCCGAAGGGAACTGA
- a CDS encoding Hsp20/alpha crystallin family protein, translating to MADLPARRGGSMLGAPRGWDPFERMQELLGFDLGRMLGPQGTREGGFVPDFEVKETQDAFIFKADVPGVEEKDLEITLAENRLTISGKREEERRDEGDRYYAYERNYGSFSRTFTLPRGVNADNVQADFKSGVLNVRIPKKSEEQPKRIKVGGSERSEKAKA from the coding sequence ATGGCGGACCTACCTGCCCGCAGAGGCGGAAGCATGCTGGGAGCCCCACGCGGCTGGGACCCCTTCGAGCGCATGCAGGAGCTCTTGGGATTCGACCTCGGCCGGATGCTCGGCCCCCAGGGCACACGGGAAGGCGGCTTCGTGCCCGACTTCGAGGTGAAGGAGACCCAGGATGCCTTCATCTTCAAGGCCGATGTCCCCGGCGTGGAGGAGAAGGACCTGGAAATCACCCTCGCGGAGAACCGGCTGACCATCAGCGGCAAGCGGGAAGAAGAGCGCCGCGACGAAGGCGACCGCTACTACGCCTACGAGCGCAACTATGGCTCGTTCAGCCGCACCTTCACGCTCCCCCGGGGTGTGAATGCCGACAACGTCCAGGCGGACTTCAAGAGTGGCGTCCTCAACGTGCGCATCCCCAAGAAGTCCGAGGAGCAGCCCAAGCGCATCAAGGTCGGCGGTAGCGAACGCAGTGAGAAGGCGAAAGCCTGA
- a CDS encoding SgcJ/EcaC family oxidoreductase, giving the protein MMRRALPLPFLATLLLLASACATTGAAPAEADILQLVSDQTEAWNRQDAVAWSKDFAPDAAFINIVGTVFEGRDEIQERHAGIFATIFKGSQSQVTVRKVQFIQEDLAIVDTTHEVTGHPGLPPGVQDTEPGLLRTQMRYVMKHVNGQWQIMAGQNTDVKPRPQAAAPQTP; this is encoded by the coding sequence ATGATGCGCCGCGCCCTTCCCCTCCCCTTCCTGGCCACCCTCCTCCTGCTGGCGTCCGCGTGCGCGACCACCGGCGCGGCGCCAGCGGAGGCGGACATTCTCCAACTCGTGAGTGATCAGACGGAGGCCTGGAACCGCCAGGACGCGGTGGCCTGGTCCAAGGACTTCGCCCCGGACGCGGCCTTCATCAACATCGTGGGCACCGTCTTCGAAGGCCGCGATGAAATCCAGGAGCGCCACGCGGGCATCTTCGCCACCATCTTCAAGGGCAGCCAGAGCCAGGTCACCGTGCGCAAGGTCCAGTTCATCCAGGAGGACCTGGCCATTGTCGACACCACACACGAGGTGACGGGCCATCCCGGCCTGCCCCCCGGCGTCCAGGACACCGAGCCCGGCCTGCTGCGCACGCAGATGCGGTACGTGATGAAGCACGTGAACGGGCAGTGGCAAATCATGGCCGGCCAGAACACGGACGTGAAGCCCAGGCCCCAGGCGGCCGCGCCCCAGACGCCCTGA
- a CDS encoding heavy metal translocating P-type ATPase: MRAEVEFLSGMARGFKGRAHDVLDGHQRPVSVHVTDVAPGRLLIRGAAEDSKTLRQLLGWLESRPEVQVATCQRSTGLVKVHYQEASRFPGAFALRVRDFAFTLHQLPPKPFQVEVLHALPGRVRLHVRGLEDDDILKLAAWAATLAGVHKASASPAIHSLVVSFDPEMLNASQLMAALRTSDPSTWPAAPEPPRREWAATVFNSAVLAACVVNAAPMPVLAAGVALTSLPLAQRAFQSVAERRITVDLLDLVAVGVSLATGQVRTAALITSLLGIGDLLIERSADRARSAISRLMRLEVLYAWRLRVDGEVEQVRADRLKEGDLIVVHAGESVPADGTVVSGTAWVDEKALTGESEPRVREAGDRVLAASVVGEGSLRVRVVRAGVETTAAKILHILEGAGAKPMTLQAKVDSVANGVVLPTFGLAAATWLWTREASRPISILITDFGTGVRIVVPASALVAMTLAARQGILIKGAQYLERLAQADTIVFDKTGTLTLGVPEVVDVIPVRGWDAREVLSLSAAAELRQSHPVAEAVRRHAQTQGVEVPQPEAGLEEFVLGRGVCAQVNGRRVCVGSARWMQQQGVDVTDAGSALARSVPRDVATLWVTVDGALAGCISYVETLRPESAGVVQSLKENGRRRIVLLSGDSPSRVAEVASRLGVDEAIAELLPEDKATQVRTLRRQGRIVAMVGDGINDAPALALADVGISLRGATDVALETADVVLLRGSLDDLLLAFDAGRDTLARVHLGLGLVLVPNAVAMVLAALGWLPPVAAAVVNNGSTVVAGFAALAPLFRQARAAQREDSTTH; encoded by the coding sequence ATGCGGGCGGAGGTGGAGTTCCTGAGTGGCATGGCGCGCGGCTTCAAGGGGCGCGCGCACGATGTCCTGGATGGGCATCAGCGGCCCGTGTCCGTCCACGTCACGGACGTGGCTCCGGGCCGGCTCCTCATCCGAGGCGCGGCGGAGGATTCCAAGACGCTGCGCCAGTTGCTCGGCTGGTTGGAGTCCCGCCCCGAAGTCCAGGTGGCCACGTGTCAGCGCAGCACGGGCCTGGTCAAGGTGCACTACCAGGAGGCCTCGCGCTTCCCTGGCGCGTTCGCGCTGCGGGTGCGGGACTTCGCCTTCACGTTGCACCAGCTTCCGCCCAAGCCGTTCCAGGTGGAGGTGCTGCACGCACTGCCCGGTCGCGTGCGCTTGCACGTCCGAGGGCTCGAGGACGACGACATCCTCAAGCTGGCGGCCTGGGCCGCGACGCTGGCGGGGGTGCACAAGGCGAGCGCCTCGCCGGCCATCCATTCGCTGGTGGTGAGCTTCGACCCGGAGATGCTCAACGCGAGCCAGTTGATGGCGGCCCTGCGTACGAGCGATCCATCCACCTGGCCCGCCGCGCCCGAGCCGCCCCGGCGGGAATGGGCCGCCACTGTCTTCAATTCGGCGGTGCTCGCCGCGTGCGTCGTGAACGCGGCGCCCATGCCCGTGTTGGCCGCGGGCGTCGCGTTGACGAGCCTGCCGCTGGCACAGCGCGCCTTCCAGTCCGTCGCGGAGCGGCGCATCACCGTGGACCTGCTCGACCTGGTGGCGGTGGGGGTATCCCTGGCCACGGGGCAGGTGCGGACCGCGGCGCTCATCACCTCCCTGCTGGGCATTGGCGACTTGTTGATTGAGCGCAGCGCGGACCGCGCCCGGTCCGCCATCTCCCGGCTGATGCGGCTGGAGGTGCTGTACGCCTGGCGACTGCGGGTGGACGGAGAGGTGGAGCAGGTCCGGGCGGACCGGCTCAAGGAGGGCGACCTCATCGTCGTGCACGCGGGGGAGAGCGTGCCCGCCGACGGGACGGTGGTGTCCGGCACTGCGTGGGTGGATGAGAAGGCGCTCACGGGTGAATCCGAGCCCCGCGTCCGCGAGGCGGGAGACCGCGTGCTGGCCGCGTCCGTGGTGGGCGAGGGCAGCCTTCGGGTGCGGGTGGTGCGCGCGGGCGTGGAGACCACGGCGGCCAAGATTCTCCACATCCTCGAAGGCGCGGGCGCCAAGCCCATGACGCTGCAGGCGAAGGTGGACTCGGTGGCGAACGGCGTCGTGCTGCCGACCTTCGGGCTCGCCGCGGCGACGTGGCTGTGGACGCGCGAGGCGTCACGGCCCATCAGCATCCTCATCACGGACTTCGGGACGGGTGTTCGCATCGTCGTGCCGGCGAGCGCGCTGGTGGCGATGACGCTCGCGGCGCGTCAGGGCATCCTCATCAAGGGGGCGCAGTACCTGGAGCGGCTGGCCCAGGCGGACACCATCGTCTTCGACAAGACAGGTACGCTGACGTTGGGTGTCCCGGAAGTGGTGGACGTCATTCCCGTTCGGGGCTGGGACGCGCGCGAGGTGCTGTCGCTGAGCGCCGCTGCCGAGCTGCGTCAGTCTCATCCCGTGGCGGAGGCGGTGCGCAGGCACGCCCAGACGCAAGGCGTAGAGGTGCCGCAGCCCGAGGCGGGACTGGAGGAGTTCGTCCTGGGGCGGGGCGTCTGCGCCCAGGTGAACGGGCGCCGCGTCTGCGTGGGCAGCGCGCGCTGGATGCAGCAGCAAGGTGTGGACGTGACGGACGCGGGCTCGGCGCTGGCCCGGTCCGTGCCGCGCGATGTCGCCACCCTGTGGGTCACCGTGGATGGCGCGCTGGCCGGGTGCATCAGCTACGTGGAGACACTGCGGCCGGAGAGCGCGGGCGTGGTGCAGTCCCTGAAGGAGAACGGGCGCAGGCGCATCGTGCTGCTGTCCGGGGACTCGCCGTCGCGGGTGGCGGAGGTCGCGAGCCGGTTGGGCGTGGACGAGGCCATCGCGGAGCTGCTTCCCGAGGACAAGGCCACGCAAGTGCGCACGCTCCGGCGCCAGGGACGCATCGTGGCCATGGTGGGGGATGGCATCAATGACGCCCCGGCGCTCGCGCTCGCCGACGTTGGTATCTCCTTGAGGGGGGCGACGGACGTGGCGCTGGAGACGGCGGACGTGGTGCTGCTGCGAGGCAGCCTCGATGACCTGTTGCTGGCGTTCGACGCAGGCCGCGACACCCTGGCCCGCGTCCACCTGGGGCTCGGGCTGGTGCTGGTGCCCAATGCCGTGGCCATGGTGCTCGCGGCGCTGGGATGGCTGCCGCCTGTCGCCGCCGCCGTGGTCAACAACGGCTCCACGGTGGTGGCTGGCTTCGCCGCGCTGGCGCCGCTGTTCCGTCAGGCGCGCGCCGCCCAGCGCGAGGATTCCACCACCCACTGA
- a CDS encoding HMA2 domain-containing protein — protein MRLDPDSGAIEGEWLLLVHHSPGRLRVRASCFRDDSAVADRVRGELGETQGVFGTVHSPLTGSLLVEYSPDAADVESLLAAIVDTAGLDGIVDAKFMAKSRRAPAEHLVRGARWLDGRVRELTGAGLYELIPVVLTATGIYSLVANPSQKGWLPRWDNALYWAYSVFRDGVREQELEDAARVSGTVPFRPRPHV, from the coding sequence ATGAGGCTCGACCCGGACTCGGGCGCCATCGAAGGGGAGTGGTTGTTGCTCGTGCACCACTCCCCGGGCCGGCTTCGTGTGCGCGCGAGCTGCTTCCGAGATGACTCGGCCGTCGCGGACCGCGTGCGCGGTGAGCTGGGGGAGACGCAAGGTGTGTTCGGCACCGTCCATTCCCCACTCACGGGCAGCTTGCTCGTCGAATACAGCCCGGACGCGGCCGACGTGGAGTCGCTCCTGGCGGCCATCGTCGACACGGCGGGCCTGGACGGCATCGTCGACGCCAAGTTCATGGCGAAGTCGCGGAGGGCTCCGGCCGAGCACCTGGTGAGAGGCGCCCGGTGGCTGGACGGACGGGTGCGTGAGCTGACGGGGGCGGGCCTCTACGAGTTGATTCCCGTGGTGCTGACGGCCACGGGCATCTACTCGCTGGTGGCGAACCCGTCGCAGAAGGGCTGGCTGCCTCGCTGGGACAACGCGCTGTACTGGGCCTACAGCGTGTTCCGTGACGGTGTGCGAGAGCAGGAGCTGGAAGACGCCGCGCGCGTCAGCGGGACGGTGCCCTTCCGGCCCCGGCCCCACGTGTGA
- a CDS encoding glycosyl hydrolase — MGAARIESILRANPRIQYLLLLNEPNLTDQANMSPQAAAELWPRYERVAQNTGVKLVGPAMNWGTLSGYGDPVDWLDAFYSAYRAANGNRDPHIDYLGFHWYDYGLDYNLDRLTKYGKPFWVTEFANCHSQPDGAQIDSVAKQRVQMTEMVAVCERREDVFRYAWFTGRWTNDPCFASLLGAAGTLTELGEHYVSLPTGAP, encoded by the coding sequence TTGGGCGCGGCGCGGATTGAGTCCATCCTCCGGGCGAATCCGCGCATCCAGTACCTGCTGCTCCTCAACGAGCCCAACCTCACGGACCAGGCCAACATGTCGCCGCAGGCCGCGGCGGAGCTGTGGCCACGGTATGAGCGTGTCGCCCAGAACACCGGCGTGAAGCTGGTGGGGCCGGCGATGAACTGGGGCACCTTGTCGGGCTATGGCGACCCCGTTGACTGGCTGGACGCCTTCTATTCCGCCTATCGCGCCGCCAACGGGAACCGCGACCCGCACATCGATTACCTCGGGTTCCACTGGTACGACTATGGCCTGGATTACAACCTGGACCGGCTCACGAAGTACGGCAAGCCGTTCTGGGTCACCGAGTTCGCCAACTGCCACAGCCAGCCGGATGGCGCGCAGATTGACTCGGTCGCCAAGCAGCGGGTGCAGATGACGGAGATGGTGGCCGTCTGCGAGCGGCGCGAGGACGTGTTCCGCTACGCGTGGTTCACGGGGCGGTGGACGAACGACCCGTGCTTCGCGAGCCTGCTCGGCGCCGCGGGCACGTTGACCGAGCTGGGTGAGCACTACGTGTCACTGCCCACGGGCGCACCGTAG
- a CDS encoding serpin family protein: MVVPRIQVVACCTAALLFAGCESTLCGSEPPTADASCLPPELEQAPGEYVASSAPRDGAPTIDEELAAFVSGNTSLGVALYQRAIQEKQNLFFSPYSVTQALSTVYAGARGNTEAQMAQALRFSLSQSRHHPTANALERALAKPASPPPASGTPPTFHSLNSAWGQQGMTFHDGFLDTLARHYGAGMRLMDFENDAAGARAEINRWVEVNTRDRIQDLVNEESLPNATRLMLINAVYFKGAWSWPFREQGTRNAAFRALDGTSHQVPTMSGGRGQYMEGDGFEAVTLDYAGGTFRMVLVVPEWERFEEVESRLSPAFFKDVRARLENHQIDIQLPRFQIESELPLIPALQALGMEDAFTEGADFSAISPTKLRIATVNHKAFVAVNELGTEAAAATAVGMVPVSLPKPIHVNRPFIFVIEHVATQNVLFLGRFVKP, from the coding sequence ATGGTCGTCCCTCGAATCCAAGTCGTCGCCTGTTGCACCGCTGCCCTACTGTTTGCTGGCTGTGAGAGCACCCTGTGCGGTTCGGAGCCGCCCACCGCGGACGCCAGCTGCCTTCCCCCGGAACTGGAGCAAGCGCCGGGCGAGTACGTCGCCTCGTCGGCCCCTCGGGACGGAGCGCCCACCATCGACGAAGAGCTGGCGGCCTTCGTCAGCGGCAACACCAGCCTGGGTGTGGCGCTCTATCAGCGCGCCATCCAGGAGAAGCAGAACCTCTTCTTCTCGCCCTACAGCGTCACGCAGGCCCTCTCCACGGTCTACGCCGGGGCACGGGGGAACACCGAGGCGCAGATGGCCCAGGCACTGCGCTTCTCCCTGTCCCAGTCGAGGCACCACCCCACGGCGAACGCCTTGGAGCGCGCCCTGGCGAAGCCCGCGAGCCCTCCCCCGGCTTCGGGGACACCGCCGACCTTTCATTCCCTGAACTCGGCATGGGGTCAGCAGGGCATGACCTTCCATGACGGATTCCTCGACACCCTGGCCCGGCATTACGGCGCCGGCATGCGTCTGATGGACTTCGAGAACGACGCGGCCGGTGCGCGCGCGGAAATCAACCGCTGGGTCGAGGTGAACACGAGAGACCGCATCCAGGACCTGGTCAATGAAGAGTCCCTCCCGAACGCGACGCGCTTGATGCTCATCAACGCCGTCTATTTCAAAGGCGCGTGGTCGTGGCCGTTCCGCGAGCAAGGAACGCGGAACGCGGCCTTCCGGGCCCTGGATGGAACGAGCCACCAGGTCCCGACGATGAGCGGCGGCAGGGGGCAGTACATGGAGGGGGATGGCTTCGAAGCCGTCACCCTGGACTATGCCGGAGGCACCTTCCGCATGGTGCTCGTCGTCCCGGAGTGGGAGCGCTTCGAGGAGGTGGAATCCCGGCTGTCTCCCGCTTTCTTCAAAGACGTCCGCGCACGGCTCGAGAACCATCAGATCGACATCCAGCTGCCGCGCTTCCAGATCGAGTCCGAGCTCCCCCTCATCCCCGCATTGCAGGCGCTGGGCATGGAGGACGCGTTCACGGAGGGCGCTGACTTTTCGGCCATCTCCCCCACGAAGCTCAGGATTGCGACCGTGAATCACAAGGCGTTCGTGGCCGTGAACGAGCTTGGGACGGAGGCCGCCGCCGCGACTGCCGTGGGAATGGTCCCCGTGTCACTGCCAAAGCCGATCCACGTCAATCGGCCGTTCATCTTCGTCATCGAACACGTGGCGACGCAGAACGTGCTGTTCCTGGGGCGGTTCGTGAAGCCTTGA
- a CDS encoding serine protease — MSGVVVAVGLLGCGGPEVERDPVDTISQMDQEIVGGIEARPHSFPWIVSLQQGTSHFCGGALVRVGAKEESDIVLTAAHCFYDGTSNVTAVAGAHDLYRPTAGQATARVVRAVLHPQYNPDTTMNDIAVLKLDRPIKFDQAVAGACGQSSTMRPNLAAQYASGGTRAPVCLPASGDRVADNTMATVAGWGLTREGGYDTSSLLLQVGVPTLNHRDVANSYRPHGITINEQAMFGAGYKEGGKDACQGDSGGPLIVPGPQGYVLQGIVSFGVGCARAGLPGIYTRVSNYIPWINTQIRTYSAVR, encoded by the coding sequence ATGAGCGGAGTGGTCGTCGCGGTCGGTCTGCTGGGGTGCGGTGGTCCGGAGGTGGAGCGAGACCCGGTCGATACGATCAGCCAGATGGACCAGGAGATTGTGGGAGGAATCGAGGCTCGGCCTCACTCCTTCCCGTGGATTGTCAGCTTGCAGCAGGGCACCAGCCACTTCTGTGGTGGCGCCCTCGTGCGGGTCGGCGCCAAGGAAGAGAGCGATATCGTCCTCACCGCTGCCCATTGTTTCTACGACGGTACGTCCAACGTCACCGCGGTCGCAGGGGCTCATGACCTGTACCGCCCCACCGCGGGACAAGCCACAGCCCGGGTGGTGAGGGCGGTCCTTCACCCGCAATACAATCCGGACACGACGATGAACGACATCGCCGTTCTCAAGCTCGACCGGCCCATCAAGTTCGACCAGGCCGTTGCCGGTGCCTGCGGTCAGTCATCCACCATGCGCCCCAATCTGGCCGCGCAGTACGCATCTGGAGGCACCCGCGCACCTGTCTGTCTCCCTGCCAGCGGGGATCGGGTTGCAGACAACACGATGGCGACCGTCGCGGGCTGGGGCCTGACACGGGAGGGCGGGTATGACACGTCCTCCCTCTTGCTGCAGGTGGGGGTCCCCACCCTGAATCACCGGGACGTGGCCAATAGCTATCGCCCCCATGGAATCACCATCAACGAGCAGGCGATGTTCGGGGCTGGTTACAAGGAAGGAGGCAAGGACGCATGCCAAGGGGACAGCGGAGGACCTCTCATCGTACCGGGGCCCCAAGGGTACGTGCTCCAGGGAATCGTGAGCTTCGGCGTGGGCTGCGCGAGGGCGGGGTTGCCCGGCATCTATACGCGGGTCTCCAATTACATCCCGTGGATCAACACGCAGATCCGGACCTACAGCGCCGTCAGATAG
- a CDS encoding LysM peptidoglycan-binding domain-containing protein, with the protein MSTSINSSRRGASSSYLIRKGDTLSELAARFKTSVKELARINNIANPDLIYAGATLRLPGSAGGRATGHSGKDSFDSGKSGPRGSGGASGGGEVSGSGGVAPGQATPAMRRLAEAGRQAALGMGGYNSQGLCATGVSRAIQNAFGIKVWGNGNQIDNNLPRDKFKQVNMSLEQALKIPGLVLTWESTSTRLGSIYGHTAITTGDGHSSASDFIERNTTNSGRTGFKVFMPLI; encoded by the coding sequence ATGTCCACGTCCATCAATTCGAGCCGCCGGGGAGCATCTTCCTCCTACCTGATTCGCAAGGGGGACACCCTCTCGGAGCTTGCCGCTCGCTTCAAGACGTCGGTGAAGGAGTTGGCGCGCATCAACAATATCGCCAATCCAGACCTCATCTACGCGGGTGCCACGCTGCGCCTCCCCGGGAGCGCTGGCGGCCGCGCCACGGGCCACAGCGGCAAGGATTCCTTCGACTCTGGCAAGAGCGGTCCGCGGGGCTCCGGCGGTGCGTCGGGCGGCGGAGAGGTCAGCGGGAGCGGCGGTGTGGCCCCGGGCCAGGCGACCCCCGCGATGCGCAGGCTCGCCGAGGCGGGCCGCCAGGCCGCGCTGGGCATGGGCGGGTACAACAGCCAGGGCCTGTGCGCCACGGGTGTGAGCCGGGCCATCCAGAACGCCTTCGGCATCAAGGTCTGGGGCAACGGCAACCAGATTGACAACAACCTGCCGCGCGACAAGTTCAAGCAGGTCAACATGTCGCTCGAGCAGGCGCTGAAGATTCCGGGCCTCGTCCTCACCTGGGAGAGCACCTCCACTCGACTGGGCAGCATCTACGGGCACACGGCCATCACCACCGGCGACGGCCACTCGTCCGCCAGCGACTTCATCGAGCGCAACACGACCAACAGCGGCCGTACCGGGTTCAAGGTCTTCATGCCCCTCATCTAG